The following nucleotide sequence is from Paenibacillus odorifer.
CGCCGCCACACAGCAGCGCTTTGATGAAGTTGGCCTCCCGCGGAGTGAACTCATATGGAATAATCGGCAATACGGCAAGCAGGCCTAACACAAACGCCAGAAAAATAGCTAATCCGCCAAGGCGGGGCATAATTTTCGTGTGCACTTTACGAGCATTCGGCACATCTGTCGCACCAATCTTAATGGCGAATTTTTTCACCAAAGGTGTGAGGCCAAGTGCGAGTCCCATGCATACGATAAATCCAGCGATGTATATGATTAACATTTGATCAGTCGACCCCCATTTCTCTACCGCATTGAATTATACGCTGTTACAAAAACAAATTCCAATCCCTTTTTTAGGCTATTCATCTGATTTTCTAGGTGAATATCGGCATTTGACTAGACTTTTGTTACTTTATCTTTCTCACGCACCACTTTTAATGCGAATTTCGGCAACGCAAGCATTCTTTTGTACCGCGTAGGCTCTTTTAATAAACGGTACAACCATTCAATTCTCATTTTTTGGAAAACTTTTGGCGCTCTCTTGCTCTTGCCAGAAATTACATCAAAGCTGCCGCCGACCCCCATCATGATCGGAACACCTAACTTGGATTTGTGTTTTGCAATCCATGGTTCCTGACTATCCGCGCCTCTGGCCACAAATAATAAGTCAGGATTGGTTTTAACAATTCCAGCAATAATTTCATCGTCCGATTCCGGACCAAAATAACCGTCATGATATCCTGCAATAATAACACGCGGATATTGCAATTGTAACCTTTCAGCGGTTTCCTGAATCACCTCAGGTGTAGAACCAAGGAGATATACCTTCCATCCATATCTTTCACCCTGTTGCATCAATTCATGTAACAGGTCAAACCCAGCTACCCGTTCGGTTACAGGCTCCTTACAATAATTAGCAGCCCATACCACACCGGTTCCATCTGGGACAACCAATTCAGCTGACTTCATTATCTCCATATAAGCTGGATCTTCCAAAGCAGTCATAACCATAATCGGATTAGCTGTAATCACTTGATGCGGGATACGGGTATGAACCGCCTCTGTCAAATAAGCAACAGTTGCTGCCATATCCACCTTGGAGACTCTAATCCCAAAAATAGGAACTGTAGGTACCGCGCTTTCTGCTTTCACTTTAGATCATCCTTTATGGTGGAAATATTCTACGATTTGCCGTGCTGGAGCCCCTGCTTCTTGAATCAACGAGGAGAGGATCGTCTCCCGCTCATTTCTCCATCCCTCTGTTGTTTCCAAAAGATGGCCTATCTCAGCAGCAACCTGTCCAGCATCTAATGATTGGGTCGTGCCCACAGGCTGACACCGAACTCTGTCTAGAAAATGATCAATTTTCGGATCATAAGAGATACCAATCAGCGGAACTCGCCGCCCTGCGGCATAAATCAGGCTATGAAGACGCATTCCGATCAGCACTTCACATTGCCCTACTTCCCGCAGCATGTGTTGCGGATGACTGGCATCTTCACAAATACTGACCTGACCCCCATGCTGGCTTATATTTTCTTCCAGCTTCTCCATCACATAACGTGAGGCTTCAATATCAGATGGAAGATGAAACGGAAGGAATCTTAAATGCAATGGTTTCTCAAGATTCGCCTTAATCAAGCCTTGAGCAAGAGCGTCCAGCTCCTTGCGATCTTGTTCCCAATAACGTACCGAAATACCTACTACCGGAAGTGAATCTGAAGACTCTGGTAATTCAGCAGCATCAGTATCATCAGGTAAAGATAAGCCCATCACCGGGTCAGGAACAACCTCTATGTTCTTCTGTTCTAATCCCATAGAAAGTAAAAGCTCGCGGGATTGTTCATCCCGCACAGAGATATAGGTACATTTGCGAAACACTGATTTGATTAATGGGTGGAAAAGCTTACGATTCACAGGTCCGATTCCTTGCGCATAAATAAAGGTCGGTTTACCCATCCACTGCGCAAGCTTGATAATACCTAAATAGTAAGGAATACTCTTGCTTCCTGTTACATCTTGCAGCAAGCTACCTCCACCGCTGATCAGACCAGAACTCTCATAAATAGCTTGACGGACTTCAACCAGCTTCATCCGGTGCACAGATTTCACTCCATATGTGGCGCTAGTCCACTCAGGATCGATGGACAAGACAATGGGTTCGATCTCTATACCTGCAGCTTGAGAATGTTGTTGCAGTGCAATCAATATAGATTGCAGTACCGCCTCATCCCCGCTGTTATGGAAACCGTAATAACCGGAAATAACTATCTTTTTAGGAGTGGCGACCATCGTTTCCAACACCCTTCTGCAATTTGCCATACGATTACGGCAATCACACCAATGATCAGTCCTAATCCAAGACCGAGCAAGCCACGAATGAGCGAGATCAGAACTGGCGAGTGAATATGTGCAAAGGTATCCACCATGGAGAGCTGACCGATTACAGCAATAATCATGATAAACGCTGCATTCCGATATCTAAAGGCCAAGAATGCGCCAAGAATTAATAACGGATGCGCTAGCAAGAACTCTTTATTACGCGGTCGAACGCCAACCGTATTCTCCAAGAATGTACGTAATACCATTTCCAGCGGACTCACACTGCCACCGTTACCTGTACGGGTCATGTAATAATAGCCAACAACCGCCAAAACAAAGGCAATGATAATCATCGCAAATGTGATTGGTGTCCGCAGCAGCTTACCTGTCTTGTTAAAGACAAAATCCCCGCGATACAAAAGTACGTAAAGTGCCACAAGACCGATAGGCGCCATATGAAGCAGACTGACACCACGGAACTGGTTGAGAACCAGGCTATAAGTAACATTATTAAGCAGTGCTATCATAAACGGCACAGCGCTCAAAGAGATCAGTGAAGTCTTAAAATAAAGCACTAAGCTATGTGTAAACCGGCGTTGCGGGCTCATAGCCTTATAGGTAAGGGGATTGCTCCGTAGAGGTGGCCCCATTTCATTAACCTTACGAATGGCAAGCACAACGGCAAGCGTTGGTGCACTTATCGCAGCGGCAAGCGCGAGCGCTTGTTCAAACATTTCAGGCTTCACTAGCATCAGGCCTGCACTTCCAATCAGACCTAACACCCAGGCAGCAAGCGTGAGCTGTGGAATGAAGTAAGAGACCAGCAGAGCCACTAAAGACACTGCTCCAACCACCGCAACTAACTTAAAGTAACGTTGATAAGAGGAATCTACAACCTCAAATGCCGTAGCTTGTCCCAACTTAAATCCATTATCTTCAATCTGCTCAACAGCTCCGCCTGGTTCGCTTAGGCTGGTAATAAGATTATCTAATGTATCTGTTACCTGTGCCTTAGCAGTATTTCTTGCAGGAATCGTGTTTAAGTAGATCATGCGGATATTCCGATCCTTTGTTGCCAGAGCGAAACGGTCCGAAATCACTTTTGGATCTAAAGCAGAATCACCCTCACTAAGGGAATATAAACGCGTCACATTATAATCCAGCAAATAAGCGAGCCTGTTAAAGCCCTTTTGCTGTTTCTTAATATTCTCAATTGCTGCAATCCCCATTCCACGTTCCTTAAGGAGATTAGCAAAGTCAGTGATACTGCCAGTATCGGCATCATCATTAAACCCTTTAACAGACTCACCTTCAAATAGAATCCGTTTAACACCCAATTCCTCATAACGATCCAACAGCTTCTTTACCGTGGCTTCATTATAAGTCAGAGAATCCACAAGACGAGGTACAATACTGAATCCCTTGTTGTGCAGCATCTCCAGTGTAAATGGATCGGGCTGGAGCGGCTTCAATGTAGCATCTTCTAGCGGGGTCTCAATGATAAGACCCTGCTGTCCGCGGAAACTCCAGTCTCTTGAGTTAATCCCAAGATTACTAAATGCTTCTTTAATTACAGGCGCTAAAGTATCGCTGTAATCAGCACTGGTAAAAAGAATATAGGTATAGTTCTCATTTTCAGGAATGATCGTGTCCGTAAGATTAGCTATATCAGCCGCACCCCATATCATTAGACGACGCGCCTTACGGTAATCTTCCAATGTGCTTTCGTAAATCGCCATGCTCTGTACACCAGCGTCTTTAAGGCGATCTAACTGTTCGGAAATATAATCTTGTGGATTTGCACGATAGCTGGCTACATCAACCAGATCACGATAATCAAATACAAATTCTACTGTCTTGGAAGACTTCTCCGTCTGCAGTCGATCATAGACCACAGGCAAGGCTGCTATAACGCCAACCACAACTATGATCCACAGCCACTTTCGGGAAGTAATATTCCAACGTTGCCATTTTTGCCGCACCAAAAGTACCTCCTCTTTCGCTTTAAAAACTCTTTTAACAAAAGTAGAAACGGATCGTCATCCTTTTAGAGACGGTACCCGTTTCTACATAAAATATAATTCACAATATAGAAGGCACTCTATATTTATTATTGTCCTCCGTCAACGCGAGCCATAACTTGTTTCGACAGTGCAGCAACCTTATCCTTAGCATTCTGCAGGGAGTCACCCACTACTGCAAAATAAACTTTAATCTTAGGTTCTGTGCCGGAAGGGCGCAGGCAGAACCAAGATCCGTCAGCCAGCAAATACTTCAGTACATTTTCCTTCGGCAGTCCATTTAAGCCCAGGGAATAATCCTGAATTTCTGTTACGGCAGATCCAGCAATTTCTTGTGGTGCATTAGAACGCCAATCATTCATGATTCCTTGAATTTGCGCAACGCCATCTTTGCCTTTCAGCGTACGGGACTCCAAGCTTTCCAAGAAGTATCCGAACTGCTCGTACAATTCCTGAAGAACATCATATAATGTTTTGCCTTGAGCTTTATAATAAGCACCTGCTTCAGCGATAAGCATAGCAGCAAGAACAGCATCCTTATCACGAGCATAATTGCCTGCAAGATAACCATAGCTTTCTTCATATCCGAAAAGATATGTGTATTCTCCGGATTGTTCGAACTGCGTCATCTTTTCTCCAATATATTTGAAGCCAGTCAGCGTATTAAATACAGTTGCACCATAATGAGAAGCTACAGCAGCCCCCATTTCGCTAGTAACGATAGTCTTTACAACCGCACCATTGCGAGGCAGCTTTCCTTGTTCCTGCAAACGACTCAAATAGTAATGAATCATCAGTGCTCCGGATTGATTGCCGGACAGAACAACAAATTTACCTTCATTGTCGCGAACTACCGCACCCATACGGTCTGCATCAGGATCTGTACCAATCAAAAGGTCAGCATTCAACTCTTCGCCCAGCTTCATAGCCAGCGTAAAAGCTTCACGTTCCTCCGGGTTCGGAGATTTCACTGTAGAGAATTCAGAATCCGGCTGCTCTTGCTCAGGTACAACATGCACCTGGGTGAAGCCGATTTTCTCAAGTACACGGCGGACTGGCAAATTACCTGTACCATGCAGCGGAGTGTATACGATTTTGAAGTCTTTTCCAAGCGTAGAGGCAATCTCTTCACTTGCAAGACTGACCGCAGCAACAGTATCAGTAAACGCTTCGTCATCCTTCTCTCCTAGCCAGTGCAACAGCCCTTGAGCTTCAGCTTCTTCTTGCGAAATCCGCTTTACACCATCAAAAGTGTCAACCTCTAGTATGTAAGAAATGACCTTTTCGGCTTCGTGTGGTACAAGCTGTCCGCCTTCCGAATTATAGACCTTATAACCATTGTATTCAGGAGGGTTATGGCTCGCGGTGATTACAATACCACCCGTTGCTTTCAAATAACGCACACTGAATGACAGCTGTGGTGTTGAACGAAGGGAAGTAAACAAATGCGCCTCGATACCATTAGCAGCCAGTACGAGAGCAGCCTCAAGTGTGAATTCAGGCGAGAAGCGGCGAGAGTCATGCGCGATAACAACCGAAGGTCTGCCTTCTCCAGTATGCTTTTCTAGAATATAATTAGCGAAGCCTTGTGTAGCTCTGCCAACAGTATAACGATTGATACGATTGCTGCCCGCACCAATAACCCCACGCAAGCCGCCTGTACCAAACTCTAAGTCTCTGTAAAAACGCTCTTCAAGCTCCTGTGGCTCATTCTCCAGAGCGCGAAGCTCTGCCTTTGTAGCCTCGTCAACAGAAGGGTCCTGCAACCAGCGGGATAATGTGTCTGCCGCTTTTGCACTTAATTGAGTCATATGAATCTCTCCTTTAGATATATTTATAAAAAAATAAAATATTTAGCTCAGAGCAAACATAATTTCTCCAGAGGCTACAACCTTACCTTCAACGGAAGCAGTAGCTTGTCCTTTTCCGATGCTGCCCTTAAGACGGGTGATCTCTACTTCAAGAGTAAGTGTATCGCCTGGTACCACTTGACCACGGAAACGGAATCCGTCCAGCCCAGCTAAAAAACCGATTCGGCCGCGATTAGCCTCTACTCCCAGGATAGCAACCGCACCCACTTGTGCAAGGGCTTCTGTAATCAGTACACCCGGCATTACCGGATAGCCCGGAAAGTGACCTACAAAGAACGGTTCATTGATCGTTACATTTTTGATTCCTACAGCTTTTTTGCCCATTTCAATCTCGATAATTTTGTCCACCAGCAGAAATGGAGGCCGATGGGGGATGATTTCTTGAATTTGGTTGATATCCAGCATTATGACAAAACTCCTTTCGGATGTTGCACATTTTCTTTTATTCTTTGCCGAAATGCATAAAATTAGGCAGGTTCGGTAAAAACTATATTTATCCTTCACCAACTGCAGAAGTGGAGGTTGAGATAAGGGGCTTTCTCCACCGGATGCGGCAGCATGGCGGAGAGGGCCCTTTTTGCTGCCCGAGGCCCCCCACCATTATACATTTTTCAGCATAAAAAAGAAAACTCCCTTGTATAACAAGGGAGTGGTTAAATCATCTTCATTTATGGAGCAAAAACCAAATCATATACATGTCTCCACGTGCTCCACTGCAGAGCATCGCTTAACTCTTTCTTACCCAGGACAACGTAACCGACGGCCAGGCCGCCTCCAAGTGCAGCTACGAGAAGCAAGGGAATAAGAACCCATTGTATCATGGTCCATTTGGAGATCCCTCGTGGAGAGGGTTCTTTCTTCTCTTCCGATTTAACTTTTTCCTGTCGATCCATTCCTTCACCTCTACGCGCGCATGTTATTGGCTAGACCAAACATCTGATCACTGGACGAAAGTGCCCGAGCTACGAGTTGATACGTGCGTTGAATCTGCATCATTTCTGTCATTTCTGAGGTCATATCGACATTCGACTGCTCCAGCCATCCTGAGCGCACTCCAATTCCAGATGCCTCGCCTGCCGCTCTTTGTACAAAAGCCTGCTGTGCTGTAACTCCATCTGCAAGCATATAGAAATTCCCGTCGACAGCCTTTAAGGCATTCTGTGTCTTAGGTTCTACTATCATTATAGTACCCGCTACCTGAACAGGTCCATTCTCCGTCTTTTTCGTTAACACACGACCGGATTCATCGATAGCAGCATTCACACCTACAGGAACCGTTAGAGGTTTGCCCTCTGTATTTAAAACGGAGTTTCCTGTGTTATCAACCAATACCATCATCTTGGCATCAGTCGTGTCAGGAATAAAGTGAAAATCACCCTGACGTGTGTACGCCGTAGTACCATTGACCTGAACACCAAAAAGCCCGTTGCCCTGAATGGCTAAGTCGGTCGGACTCCCTGTTTCTTTAAGGGGACCCTCTTCCCAATTCGTTGAGATCGAAGGCACATAAGTCCCAAAACCCATATTAAAGCCTAGGGGTGTAGAACGGCCCGGTTGGTCATAATCATCCGATTGCTGTTGTACACGAGTCAGCACGTCCTCAAAAGAGCCCTGCTTGCTCTTATAACCATTGGTATCCATGTTGGCTAGATTATCCGCTATAATATCAAGCCGCTGCTGAAGGCTCGACATGGAGACTGCTGCACTAATCGTTGAGTTGTTCATAGATCAAACCTCCTATAAGCTCTACCTGTAAAGCTCATTTCCTAAGCACTGCCTAAACCCTGCCAACTTCACTTACAGCCTTCTGCAAGCTGCCATCATAATATTGAACAATCTTCTGGTTCGCTTCATAAGCCCGATAGGCGGCATTCAAATCCACAGTAACCTGAGTAGGATCTACATTGGAGCTTTCCAAGTAACCTTGGCGTACTTGCATGTTATCTGTTCCGTTAGAGAAACGGATATCTGCCGCCTCTACATCATCAGCGTGAAATACACCATTACCGTCACGTACAAGCTCCTGTGGCTTTGTTACTACACTCACACCAAGCTTGGTCCCTGTCGGAAGTCCTGTTACTGGATTAAGCAAATTACCCTGCCCGTCCACTTTAAGGGTGTCCTGATTTCCTGTCAAGACAAGGGGCTTGCCTGTGGAATCAAGAACCTTGAAGCCACCACTGCTCAGTACCTCTCCTGTAGCCGCGTTTATTGAGAAGCTCCCATTTCGCGTATACAGATTATTCCCTTCAGCATCCTGTACAGTAAAGAAGGCCTGTGGACGATAAACAACCTCACCCTCAGGGCTTACATATTTGCCCGAACCATCAAAGGAGATATTTTGACCTGTCACAGGATCAGCTACTTGCAAATCCGTAGATAAAGCAAAATCCATGGTCTTGCCGCTCTCCCTTAAATCACCCTGTAAATATTGGGATATCGACTGTTCTGCAAAAACCCCAGTGTTAAGACGCCCCACTGGCTTGGTATTGCCATTACTCATAGCAGAGATCAATACATCCGGAAAAGCATGATTGACACTGTCAACCTGCTTGTACCCCGTTGTATTCAAGTTAGCGATGTTCTGTGTTGCCGTATCATGTCTACGCTGCTGTGTAACCATACCTGCAGCGGCTGTATATAATCCTCTTATCATGAAGGTAGTCCCCTTCCGAATCTTTTGCTACCTTTTATATCGGCTGCTTAGAACTTTTTCTTAACGACCTTGTCCAAATTATCCAGCATTATTCCTGTTCCCTTAACTACACAATGCATCGGGTCTTCCGCTATCCACACCGGAACATGTAATTCTTCCGAGAGGAGCTCGTCCAATCCATTAAGTAAAGCGCCACCGCCAGTTAGAACAACACCCCGGTCAATAATATCTGCTGATAGCTCAGGCGGTGTACGTTCCAGAACGGACTTAGCAGCTGCCACAATAGAAGAAACCGGATCCCATAGTGCTTCTTTTACCTCGCCTGAAGTAATAGTGAGCGTCTGAGGGAGTCCACTTACCATATCACGACCACGAATATCCATTTCAGCCTGCATCAGGCCTGGACGCACGGTGCCAATTGTAACCTTAATATCCTCTGCCGTACGTTCGCCGATTAACAGCTTATACTTTTGTTTAATATATCTTAAAATGGCCTCATCGAACTTGTCTCCTGCGACTTTAATCGAAGAAGCGGTAACGACGTCGCCCATAGAAAGTACGGCTACATCCGTCGTTCCGCCACCGATATCGACGACCATGTTCCCACTAGGCTGATAAATATCCATTCCCGCTCCGATTGCAGCGGCTTTTGGCTCTTCCTCCATAAAAACTTCCTTAGCCCCGCTCCGCTCCGCCGCTTCCCGTATGGACTTCTGTTCCACAGATGTAATATTTGTAGGGGCGCAAATCAGAATACGGGGCCGTGCGTACCAGGACCGGCCGCCAACGCGGTCGATAAAATACTTAAGCATCATTTCTGTGATTTCAAAATCTGCAATGACACCATCCCGGAGAGGACGGATTGTTATAATATTTCCAGGTGTACGTCCAACCATGCGACGTGCCTGTTCTCCCACCGCAAGGACTCTCTTCGTATCACTTTCAAGTGTGACCACGGAAGGTTCATCCAGAACGACTCCCCTTCCCTTAACATGTATGAGCACATTGGCCGTGCCGAGGTCGATTCCGATATCCTTGCTAAACATAATGAAAGAGCCCCCAAAGTGTTATTTTAATTGAAAAAACAGCAGTTAGTACTAAATTTAAAAATACCATACTTTAGGGGAAGTACACAATGTATTAAAGCTGAATATTTCCTTAAATTTCCGAAAATCTCATGGCTTTGATGCTACAGCAACCTCACGTTTTTTCCCCGTCGATTTTTTATATTTGATTTTTGTGGCTTCTCCCCCCCGAAGATGTCGGATGGACTTGTGATATTCGAGAATGTGCTTCACCTGATCGGCCAGATCAGGGTTGATCTCTGGCAGACGCTCAGTTAAATCTTTATGCACCGTGCTCTTTGAAACGCCAAATTCCTTGGCTATGGTCCGGACCGTATGCCTGGTTTCCACGATGCAGCGTCCGATTTTGATCGTACGTTCCTTGATGTAATCGTGCACGCTCCCGCCTCCCAACTGTGGATAGTTTGGTACATTATATGAGGGGCGGGCTTATATATTCGCGCTTTCAAGACATGACAAGCTATGGAGGGCTCATTTTATTTAATGGACAACCTAATAACCCGTGTTATTAGCATGATGAAAAGCCGTCGCTGTCCCTTTAGGTCAACAACCGTTTCCCGCGTAAACAAAAGGCTCATCACAAACATAACCTTAAAAATCCCTATATACACAAAAAAATAGGGGGCTTTCGCCCCCTGCTATAGAAATTTTTATCGCTGTGGCAGTAAATCCGATGGATTGACTACTTTGCCATCTTCGTACACTTCAAAGTGTACATGATTTCCAAGGTTCTTTTCGATCTCACTGCGACCAGCTGTGGCAAGAGTATCTCCCTGCTTCACTACATCGCCTTGTTTAACTTTTGTTTCACCAAGACTTTGGTATACAGTCTTCAAATTACCTTGATGGGTAATTTCAATCACTTTACCTAATACCGCAACATCTTCCACTCTGGTCACTTCACCGCTGAGCGCTGCTTTGACATCGAACGTATTGTTGTCTTCACGGGCAATATCGATTCCGACATTAGGAATAAATTTGTCGTTATATTGCACCATAGCGGCAACGTGATTGTCCTCTGTACCATTCTCATCATAATACGGCTTAACTACTTCTACTTCACCTGGATTAGCTACTGGCCAAGTCATACTTTCCGTTGAAGCAACAACTTCAAGTGCATCTGGACCTCCGGTTGTTGTATCAGCTTCATTAGCGGAAGTTCCTACTTGCTGCGAAGTGGCGGCAGTGTCCTGGTTGAGCGGCTTTTGGCCGGCATCCTGATAGACCCACACCAAGGTTAGTATAATTGCCGCTGCCGCCGTGTAGACTGCT
It contains:
- a CDS encoding WecB/TagA/CpsF family glycosyltransferase, which translates into the protein MKAESAVPTVPIFGIRVSKVDMAATVAYLTEAVHTRIPHQVITANPIMVMTALEDPAYMEIMKSAELVVPDGTGVVWAANYCKEPVTERVAGFDLLHELMQQGERYGWKVYLLGSTPEVIQETAERLQLQYPRVIIAGYHDGYFGPESDDEIIAGIVKTNPDLLFVARGADSQEPWIAKHKSKLGVPIMMGVGGSFDVISGKSKRAPKVFQKMRIEWLYRLLKEPTRYKRMLALPKFALKVVREKDKVTKV
- the csaB gene encoding polysaccharide pyruvyl transferase CsaB, translated to MVATPKKIVISGYYGFHNSGDEAVLQSILIALQQHSQAAGIEIEPIVLSIDPEWTSATYGVKSVHRMKLVEVRQAIYESSGLISGGGSLLQDVTGSKSIPYYLGIIKLAQWMGKPTFIYAQGIGPVNRKLFHPLIKSVFRKCTYISVRDEQSRELLLSMGLEQKNIEVVPDPVMGLSLPDDTDAAELPESSDSLPVVGISVRYWEQDRKELDALAQGLIKANLEKPLHLRFLPFHLPSDIEASRYVMEKLEENISQHGGQVSICEDASHPQHMLREVGQCEVLIGMRLHSLIYAAGRRVPLIGISYDPKIDHFLDRVRCQPVGTTQSLDAGQVAAEIGHLLETTEGWRNERETILSSLIQEAGAPARQIVEYFHHKG
- a CDS encoding DUF5693 family protein, whose amino-acid sequence is MRQKWQRWNITSRKWLWIIVVVGVIAALPVVYDRLQTEKSSKTVEFVFDYRDLVDVASYRANPQDYISEQLDRLKDAGVQSMAIYESTLEDYRKARRLMIWGAADIANLTDTIIPENENYTYILFTSADYSDTLAPVIKEAFSNLGINSRDWSFRGQQGLIIETPLEDATLKPLQPDPFTLEMLHNKGFSIVPRLVDSLTYNEATVKKLLDRYEELGVKRILFEGESVKGFNDDADTGSITDFANLLKERGMGIAAIENIKKQQKGFNRLAYLLDYNVTRLYSLSEGDSALDPKVISDRFALATKDRNIRMIYLNTIPARNTAKAQVTDTLDNLITSLSEPGGAVEQIEDNGFKLGQATAFEVVDSSYQRYFKLVAVVGAVSLVALLVSYFIPQLTLAAWVLGLIGSAGLMLVKPEMFEQALALAAAISAPTLAVVLAIRKVNEMGPPLRSNPLTYKAMSPQRRFTHSLVLYFKTSLISLSAVPFMIALLNNVTYSLVLNQFRGVSLLHMAPIGLVALYVLLYRGDFVFNKTGKLLRTPITFAMIIIAFVLAVVGYYYMTRTGNGGSVSPLEMVLRTFLENTVGVRPRNKEFLLAHPLLILGAFLAFRYRNAAFIMIIAVIGQLSMVDTFAHIHSPVLISLIRGLLGLGLGLIIGVIAVIVWQIAEGCWKRWSPLLKR
- a CDS encoding phospho-sugar mutase, which codes for MTQLSAKAADTLSRWLQDPSVDEATKAELRALENEPQELEERFYRDLEFGTGGLRGVIGAGSNRINRYTVGRATQGFANYILEKHTGEGRPSVVIAHDSRRFSPEFTLEAALVLAANGIEAHLFTSLRSTPQLSFSVRYLKATGGIVITASHNPPEYNGYKVYNSEGGQLVPHEAEKVISYILEVDTFDGVKRISQEEAEAQGLLHWLGEKDDEAFTDTVAAVSLASEEIASTLGKDFKIVYTPLHGTGNLPVRRVLEKIGFTQVHVVPEQEQPDSEFSTVKSPNPEEREAFTLAMKLGEELNADLLIGTDPDADRMGAVVRDNEGKFVVLSGNQSGALMIHYYLSRLQEQGKLPRNGAVVKTIVTSEMGAAVASHYGATVFNTLTGFKYIGEKMTQFEQSGEYTYLFGYEESYGYLAGNYARDKDAVLAAMLIAEAGAYYKAQGKTLYDVLQELYEQFGYFLESLESRTLKGKDGVAQIQGIMNDWRSNAPQEIAGSAVTEIQDYSLGLNGLPKENVLKYLLADGSWFCLRPSGTEPKIKVYFAVVGDSLQNAKDKVAALSKQVMARVDGGQ
- the fabZ gene encoding 3-hydroxyacyl-ACP dehydratase FabZ, with the translated sequence MLDINQIQEIIPHRPPFLLVDKIIEIEMGKKAVGIKNVTINEPFFVGHFPGYPVMPGVLITEALAQVGAVAILGVEANRGRIGFLAGLDGFRFRGQVVPGDTLTLEVEITRLKGSIGKGQATASVEGKVVASGEIMFALS
- a CDS encoding DNA-directed RNA polymerase subunit beta, translated to MDRQEKVKSEEKKEPSPRGISKWTMIQWVLIPLLLVAALGGGLAVGYVVLGKKELSDALQWSTWRHVYDLVFAP
- a CDS encoding flagellar hook-basal body protein, which codes for MNNSTISAAVSMSSLQQRLDIIADNLANMDTNGYKSKQGSFEDVLTRVQQQSDDYDQPGRSTPLGFNMGFGTYVPSISTNWEEGPLKETGSPTDLAIQGNGLFGVQVNGTTAYTRQGDFHFIPDTTDAKMMVLVDNTGNSVLNTEGKPLTVPVGVNAAIDESGRVLTKKTENGPVQVAGTIMIVEPKTQNALKAVDGNFYMLADGVTAQQAFVQRAAGEASGIGVRSGWLEQSNVDMTSEMTEMMQIQRTYQLVARALSSSDQMFGLANNMRA
- a CDS encoding flagellar hook-basal body protein, whose translation is MIRGLYTAAAGMVTQQRRHDTATQNIANLNTTGYKQVDSVNHAFPDVLISAMSNGNTKPVGRLNTGVFAEQSISQYLQGDLRESGKTMDFALSTDLQVADPVTGQNISFDGSGKYVSPEGEVVYRPQAFFTVQDAEGNNLYTRNGSFSINAATGEVLSSGGFKVLDSTGKPLVLTGNQDTLKVDGQGNLLNPVTGLPTGTKLGVSVVTKPQELVRDGNGVFHADDVEAADIRFSNGTDNMQVRQGYLESSNVDPTQVTVDLNAAYRAYEANQKIVQYYDGSLQKAVSEVGRV
- a CDS encoding rod shape-determining protein, which translates into the protein MFSKDIGIDLGTANVLIHVKGRGVVLDEPSVVTLESDTKRVLAVGEQARRMVGRTPGNIITIRPLRDGVIADFEITEMMLKYFIDRVGGRSWYARPRILICAPTNITSVEQKSIREAAERSGAKEVFMEEEPKAAAIGAGMDIYQPSGNMVVDIGGGTTDVAVLSMGDVVTASSIKVAGDKFDEAILRYIKQKYKLLIGERTAEDIKVTIGTVRPGLMQAEMDIRGRDMVSGLPQTLTITSGEVKEALWDPVSSIVAAAKSVLERTPPELSADIIDRGVVLTGGGALLNGLDELLSEELHVPVWIAEDPMHCVVKGTGIMLDNLDKVVKKKF
- the spoIIID gene encoding sporulation transcriptional regulator SpoIIID, producing the protein MHDYIKERTIKIGRCIVETRHTVRTIAKEFGVSKSTVHKDLTERLPEINPDLADQVKHILEYHKSIRHLRGGEATKIKYKKSTGKKREVAVASKP
- a CDS encoding M23 family metallopeptidase yields the protein MNEQDKNKTNQDESLKKTQGDLPGAKPSSWNRLVSKRWVFPAVYTAAAAIILTLVWVYQDAGQKPLNQDTAATSQQVGTSANEADTTTGGPDALEVVASTESMTWPVANPGEVEVVKPYYDENGTEDNHVAAMVQYNDKFIPNVGIDIAREDNNTFDVKAALSGEVTRVEDVAVLGKVIEITHQGNLKTVYQSLGETKVKQGDVVKQGDTLATAGRSEIEKNLGNHVHFEVYEDGKVVNPSDLLPQR